The proteins below come from a single Vanessa cardui chromosome 7, ilVanCard2.1, whole genome shotgun sequence genomic window:
- the LOC124531040 gene encoding 5'-AMP-activated protein kinase subunit gamma-2-like, which produces MDPILENESATSESGSKHGKSKHRNKKKKNQLEFHNESQTVVGERKKFVVTTLTTSDDQNVPSEHLPQSNVHTIHFGTRGVESQRPNVRSIFRDRPAESSRPSSAERETANKKEYETFHGTSSSPRSSIFDIFRIRRKSDSKKHQSLIQNVKGALGGTTKSAEAPENSKEDPNLQDTKESHKKYYYTVTGVSSRKSSPITRVMDIFRSKPQPQPEQNAAETVKKKNTKQARRSSIGTTSPTYHKNSYASLDPVQAKQLFREVRGLPKYDPYLSIVQISLGGRDKTRLLLNFFKYHKCYEILPKSAKVIIFDTMFPVRKTFPTLVSHGIRSAPLWDASKKLLVGMITVTDFIRILLHIENENGSMDELEKHTLHNWKKILRPTRKPLCSVSPDQSLHDAINLLSKNRVHRLLMIDPLTGDVLYILSHKRILRFLFVYLNEFPELTFFHKNLLDLKIGTYEDIISVTDNTNIKEAFQLLLEKDVSALPILDENGVLINVYAKYEVLNLVSEKLYLNLSLTIGDVRNKKKDWEEKLQKCPSSITLYEALEIIVRTESHRLLLVNKDDKLIGIVSLSDILVYLNRIIPTEKKVSSLQEIFRPLEVNKVPEALRESENEVITLTVPNIRAQNVPEANTAICESHNSTDDDKEVMTNELETEVEDTSPNGETDIDTTKSANIPQSHSNVDIKNDDS; this is translated from the coding sequence atggaTCCTATATTGGAAAATGAATCAGCAACTTCGGAATCAGGAAGCAAACATGGAAAATCtaaacatagaaataaaaagaaaaaaaatcaattagaaTTTCATAATGAAAGTCAGACAGTTGTTGGTGAAAGGAAAAAATTTGTTGTCACGACTTTAACCACCTCGGATGATCAAAATGTACCTTCTGAACATTTACCGCAAAGCAATGTCCATACTATTCATTTTGGCACACGTGGCGTTGAATCGCAGAGGCCCAATGTAAGATCAATTTTTAGAGATAGACCTGCTGAATCATCGAGGCCGTCAAGTGCAGAAAGGGAAACGGCGAATAAAAAAGAATACGAAACCTTTCACGGAACATCGTCTAGTCCAAGAAGttctatatttgatatatttcgaATAAGAAGGAAAAGTGATTCCAAAAAGCACCAATCGCTTATTCAAAATGTTAAAGGTGCTTTGGGTGGGACCACCAAATCTGCAGAAGCTCCAGAAAATTCTAAAGAAGATCCAAATTTACAAGACACAAAAGagtctcataaaaaatattattataccgtAACAGGAGTCTCCTCAAGGAAGTCTAGTCCCATCACTAGAGTCATGGATATATTCAGAAGTAAGCCCCAACCGCAGCCGGAACAGAATGCGGCTGAAACTGTTAAGAAAAAGAATACGAAACAAGCTCGGCGATCCTCCATAGGAACGACTTCACCTACTTATCATAAAAATTCGTACGCTTCCTTAGATCCTGTGCAAGCTAAACAATTGTTTAGGGAAGTTCGTGGGCTACCGAAGTATGATCCATACTTATCAATTGTGCAAATTTCTTTAGGTGGTCGTGACAAAACAAGActtcttttgaattttttcaAATACCACAAGTGTTATGAAATTCTTCCCAAGTCAGCAAAAGTGATAATATTTGATACTATGTTCCCAGTTAGGAAAACGTTTCCTACTTTGGTTTCCCATGGCATCCGATCGGCTCCGTTGTGGGATGCTTCTAAAAAATTACTCGTAGGTATGATTACTGTCACTGATTTCATTAGAATTCTTTTACACATTGAAAATGAAAACGGGTCTATGGATGAATTAGAGAAACACACTCTTCATAATTGGAAGAAAATTTTAAGGCCTACGCGTAAGCCTTTATGTAGTGTAAGTCCTGATCAATCGTTACATGATGCTATAAATTTACTTAGTAAAAATAGAGTTCACCGCCTTTTAATGATCGATCCATTAACGGGagatgtattgtatatattatcacATAAAAGAATATTACGATTCTTGTTCGTATATTTGAATGAATTTCCAGAATTAACGTTTTTTCACAAAAATTTgcttgatttaaaaataggtacataTGAAGATATAATATCTGTTACTGATAACACAAATATTAAAGAAGCTTTTCAACTGTTATTAGAGAAAGATGTTTCAGCTTTACCAATTTTAGATGAAAACGGTGTTCTTATTAATGTCTACGCTAAATACGAAGTGTTGAATTTGGTGAGTGAaaagttatatttgaatttatcgtTAACCATAGGTGACGTACGAAACAAAAAGAAAGACTGGGaagaaaagttacaaaaatgtCCTTCAAGTATTACTTTATATGAGGCCTTAGAAATTATAGTTAGAACCGAGAGTCATcgattattattagtaaataaggATGATAAGCTTATAGGAATTGTTTCACTGTCAGATATTTTAGTTTACCTAAATAGGATAATTCCGACCGAAAAGAAAGTTTCATCACTGCAGGAAATATTTAGGCCATTGGAAGTAAATAAAGTACCCGAAGCATTAAGAGAAAGTGAGAATGAAGTCATAACTCTTACTGTACCTAATATAAGAGCGCAAAATGTACCTGAGGCAAATACAGCCATTTGTGAGTCACATAATTCTACAGATGACGATAAGGAAGTAATGACTAATGAATTGGAGACTGAAGTAGAAGACACTAGTCCAAATGGTGAGACAGATATTGATACTACGAAGTCAGCTAACATACCACAATCTCATTCGAACgtagatataaaaaatgatgattcgtaa